Proteins encoded by one window of Mercenaria mercenaria strain notata chromosome 4, MADL_Memer_1, whole genome shotgun sequence:
- the LOC123550922 gene encoding snake venom 5'-nucleotidase-like — MIFNKLISTYFKTPTIVYSADIPCYHQCNSNCPIKMAFQYHHIAFYICGIICLTERSKGDYELTIVHNNDVHAHFDQVNAYSGECTDKQASDNKCYGGEARRNSFIKDARERYENTLVLDAGDRFTGTLWFNQYHGEAAATFVNMEKYDAVCLGNHEFDRGVAGLVPYLENLTVPVIDANIDVSSEPRLQGRFNATLIKEVGGVKIGLVGYITTDTAFISNAGPTVEFEDEVTAVRNEVEKLKAAGVDIVIGLSHAGYGMDKKVAREVEDIDVIVGGHSHTFLYSGPQPSKEEIEGPYPTIVTQPSGKTVLVVQAYAWGKYMGFLNVTFDEDFNVKSWSGQPVLLDKTIPQDPATLEVINKMKKPLEKIKAQIVGRTVVRLQGDPIQCRLRECNSGNLLTDSMIDYHIDKRESNDTWALAAIALLSGGGIRASTEPGDISMGQVLTVQPFGNVIDMIQLRGVHLRQAFEHSVAKYDPHDRPGAFFQMSGAHVVYDLSKPSGSRVVSLEVRCLKCIVPKYEPVDDEEIYNILMMDFTIKGGDGFTMIRDNLVGHVQMNSLDSDVFKTYLEKNNPVFADTEGRIKFVNSSETSGTSETKCTAWSMAVFVFILRFMNVF; from the exons ATGATATTTAATAAGCTGATATCTACTTACTTTAAAACCCCAACAATCGTGTATAGTGCAGATATACCCTGTTATCACCAGTGTAATTCAAACTGTCCTATAAAGATGGCGTTTCAGTACCATCATATTGCATTTTACATCTGTGGAATTATTTGTTTAACTGAAAGGTCAAAAGGGGATTATGAGTTAACCATCGTGCATAATAATGACGTGCACGCGCATTTCGACCAGGTTAACGCGTACTCTGGAGAATGCACGGACAAACAAGCAAGTGATAATAAATGTTATGGAGGAGAAGCCAGGCGCAATTCTTTTataaaag ATGCACGAGAACGCTATGAGAACACTCTTGTGTTGGATGCAGGTGACAGGTTCACTGGGACGCTCTGGTTCAACCAGTACCACGGTGAAGCTGCAGCAACCTTTGTTAACATGGAAAAATATGATGCAGTG TGTCTAGGAAACCACGAGTTTGACCGAGGTGTAGCTGGGCTGGTGCCTTACCTTGAAAATCTCACTGTGCCAGTCATCGATGCAAATATAGATGTAAGCAGTGAGCCAAGACTGCAAGGACGTTTCAATGCTACGCTTATCAAAGAAGTAGGCGGAGTCAAAATTGGTTTGGTCGGATATATTACAACTGATACGGCTTTTATATCTAATGCAG GGCCAACTGTGGAGTTCGAAGATGAAGTGACAGCTGTGAGAAATGAAGTGGAGAAGTTGAAAGCCGCTGGAGTAGATATTGTGATTGGGTTGAGCCATGCTGGTTATGGTATGGATAAAAAGGTAGCTCGAGAAGTGGAAGATATTGACGTGATAGTTGGTGGTCACTCGCACACTTTCCTTTACTCAG GACCCCAGCCTTCTAAAGAGGAAATAGAGGGTCCATACCCAACCATTGTAACTCAGCCGAGTGGGAAGACGGTGCTTGTTGTCCAGGCCTATGCTTGGGGAAAATACATGGGCTTTCTCAATGTTACCTTCGATGAGGACTTTAATGTCAAATCGTGGTCAGGGCAACCAGTTTTACTGGACAAAACTATTCCTCAAG ATCCAGCTACATTGGAAGTTATAAATAAGATGAAGAAACCCCTGGAAAAGATAAAGGCACAAATCGTTGGTAGAACTGTTGTCAGACTGCAGGGTGATCCCATTCAGTGCAGACTGAGGGAATGCAACTCTG GTAATCTCTTGACGGATTCAATGATAGACTACCACATTGACAAGAGGGAATCCAATGACACATGGGCACTTGCTGCTATTGCATTGCTCTCAGGCGGAGGTATCAGAGCTTCAACCGAACCAG GTGACATATCCATGGGACAGGTGCTGACCGTTCAGCCATTTGGCAACGTTATCGATATGATTCAGCTACGTGGAGTACATTTACGGCAAGCATTTGAACACTCAGTTGCAAAGTACGATCCTCATGATAGACCTGGAGCCTTCTTTCAAATGTCAG GTGCACATGTCGTGTATGACCTTTCAAAACCATCTGGCAGTCGTGTTGTATCTCTTGAAGTACGATGTTTGAAGTGTATAGTGCCAAAGTATGAACCGGTTGACGatgaagaaatttacaatatCCTGATGATGGATTTTACTATTAAAGGAGGTGACGGATTTACAATGATCCGTGATAACCTTGTTGGACATGTACAAATGA